One genomic window of Thioclava sp. GXIMD4216 includes the following:
- a CDS encoding low molecular weight phosphatase family protein has translation MSGLPQSVLFCCDYNATRSPMAEGMMKRFYGPGVYVQSAGVKSELDIDGFTIAVMHEVGVDLERHRVRSFEDMQEWGDDISTFDLIVALSPASQRQALELTRFYHLDIEYWPIMDPTGIGEGREAKLAAYRQTRDQIRDRMVSRFGPPTHNE, from the coding sequence ATGTCAGGCTTGCCGCAATCGGTGCTGTTTTGTTGTGACTACAATGCCACGCGCTCTCCGATGGCCGAGGGGATGATGAAGCGCTTCTATGGCCCTGGCGTGTATGTGCAATCGGCAGGCGTCAAATCGGAACTGGATATCGACGGGTTCACGATTGCCGTCATGCATGAGGTGGGTGTGGATCTGGAACGCCACCGCGTGCGCAGCTTCGAGGATATGCAGGAATGGGGCGATGATATCTCGACCTTCGATCTGATCGTCGCCTTGTCGCCCGCCAGCCAGCGTCAGGCGCTGGAGCTGACCCGCTTCTATCATCTGGATATCGAATATTGGCCGATCATGGACCCCACGGGCATCGGCGAGGGGCGCGAGGCCAAGCTGGCCGCCTATCGCCAGACCCGCGACCAGATCCGCGACCGGATGGTGTCGCGCTTCGGGCCACCCACCCATAATGAATAA
- a CDS encoding ketosteroid isomerase-related protein, with protein MSRLEALETLKTYYDAFNAGDTAAMEALLADDFEHHVNEGNIRRGAEAFREFNAHMTQCYRETLTDLCVMANEAGTRAAAEFIVNGTYLKTDEGLPDAKGQNYRLPAGTFFDLKDGKIARVTTYYNLSDWIKQVS; from the coding sequence ATGTCACGCCTTGAGGCTCTTGAGACCCTGAAAACCTATTACGATGCTTTCAACGCCGGAGATACCGCAGCGATGGAGGCGCTTCTGGCGGATGATTTCGAACATCATGTGAATGAGGGCAATATCCGCCGTGGGGCCGAGGCCTTCCGCGAATTCAATGCCCATATGACGCAGTGCTACCGCGAGACGCTGACTGATCTCTGCGTGATGGCCAATGAGGCGGGCACGCGGGCTGCGGCGGAATTTATCGTCAACGGCACCTATCTGAAGACGGATGAAGGCCTGCCCGACGCCAAGGGGCAAAACTACCGCCTGCCTGCGGGCACCTTCTTTGACCTCAAGGATGGCAAGATCGCGCGGGTGACCACCTATTACAACCTCTCGGACTGGATCAAGCAGGTCTCCTGA
- a CDS encoding ribonuclease E/G, which translates to MKGRTIVLGSYKEREAAALMVDGQLEDFLIDASEVQPLAPGAILRGKVGRQMKGQGGVFVDLPEGQRGFLREVKGLAPGQTVICMVTGGTEAGKAVPVSLRVLFKSRYCIVTPGAPGINISRRIRDEDTRDGLKSLADVVMDGSDMGLILRSAAPLAEEGELAEDINAMRELAEAVMADLSGEPELLVDVPDPHEEAWRDWAEPEPEEVIEGSFEEHGVLEQLDALLRARVELPGGAHMMIEPTRALIAVDVNTGNDTSPAASLKANIAAARELPRQLRLRGLGGQIVVDFAPMPKRDRQPLEQQMKTAFKGEAEASLAGWTPLGNYELQRKRDRVSLEALVGKGAA; encoded by the coding sequence ATGAAGGGGCGTACTATCGTTCTGGGCAGCTACAAAGAACGCGAGGCCGCCGCTTTGATGGTGGATGGTCAACTGGAAGATTTCCTGATTGATGCCTCCGAAGTGCAGCCGCTTGCGCCGGGTGCGATCCTGCGCGGCAAGGTGGGCCGCCAGATGAAGGGGCAGGGCGGGGTTTTCGTGGACCTGCCCGAAGGCCAGCGCGGCTTCCTGCGCGAGGTCAAGGGCCTTGCGCCGGGTCAGACTGTGATCTGCATGGTCACTGGCGGCACCGAGGCGGGCAAGGCCGTTCCTGTCTCGCTGCGGGTGCTGTTCAAATCGCGCTATTGCATCGTGACGCCCGGTGCGCCCGGCATCAATATCTCGCGCCGTATCCGCGACGAGGACACCCGCGATGGTCTGAAGTCGCTGGCGGATGTGGTGATGGACGGCTCGGATATGGGGTTGATCCTGCGCTCTGCCGCGCCGCTGGCCGAGGAGGGCGAGCTGGCCGAGGATATCAACGCCATGCGCGAGCTGGCCGAGGCGGTGATGGCGGACCTCTCGGGCGAGCCGGAGCTGCTGGTCGATGTGCCGGACCCGCATGAGGAAGCATGGCGCGACTGGGCCGAGCCGGAACCCGAAGAGGTGATCGAGGGCTCCTTCGAGGAGCACGGGGTGCTCGAGCAGCTCGACGCGCTCCTGCGCGCGCGGGTCGAGTTGCCGGGTGGCGCGCATATGATGATCGAGCCGACGCGCGCGCTGATCGCCGTGGATGTGAATACCGGCAATGACACCTCGCCTGCGGCCAGCCTGAAGGCCAATATCGCGGCCGCGCGCGAGCTGCCGCGTCAGCTGCGTCTGCGGGGCTTGGGGGGGCAGATCGTTGTCGATTTCGCGCCGATGCCCAAACGTGACCGCCAGCCGCTGGAGCAGCAGATGAAGACTGCCTTCAAGGGCGAGGCCGAGGCGTCGCTTGCGGGCTGGACGCCCTTGGGCAATTACGAGCTGCAACGCAAACGCGATCGCGTCTCGCTGGAGGCGCTGGTCGGGAAGGGGGCAGCATGA
- a CDS encoding LysR substrate-binding domain-containing protein, with product MTLRELQYLVELARLRNFRRAAEMCNVSQPTLSTQLRKLEESLGVQLIERSKRQVLLTSVGEEIVARAQKMLDEARDIRAIAERNRAPDTGRLRLGAFPTLGPYLLPALLPEIARKFPKLQLQLFEEKSETLLGLLRSGDLDAALLALPIEDPTLQTQPLFEEPFLLAVPQGHRLAHSGPLYLADLGAEEMMLLEDGHCLRDQAVSLCNRWGLDEIEGFRATSLETLRQMVAAGMGITLLPKLATEGPMAASAVMSLIPLADTPEPGRQIGMIWRRSSYMVPLLRQIAKITAQVAKTRLGQQSKSTT from the coding sequence ATGACATTGCGCGAACTCCAATATCTGGTCGAACTGGCCCGCCTGCGGAATTTCCGTCGTGCGGCAGAGATGTGCAATGTCAGCCAGCCCACTCTCTCGACCCAGCTGCGCAAGCTCGAAGAAAGCCTTGGCGTCCAGTTGATCGAGCGGAGCAAACGGCAGGTGTTGCTGACCTCGGTGGGCGAGGAAATCGTGGCCCGTGCGCAGAAGATGCTGGACGAGGCCCGCGATATCCGCGCCATCGCCGAACGCAACCGCGCCCCCGATACGGGCCGCCTGCGGCTTGGGGCATTCCCGACGCTTGGCCCCTATCTTCTTCCGGCCCTGCTGCCCGAAATCGCGCGCAAATTCCCCAAGCTGCAGTTGCAGCTCTTTGAAGAGAAAAGCGAAACGCTTCTGGGGCTATTGCGCAGTGGTGATCTGGATGCCGCCCTTCTGGCACTGCCGATCGAGGATCCGACCCTCCAGACCCAGCCACTTTTCGAGGAACCCTTCCTGCTGGCTGTGCCGCAAGGCCATCGGCTGGCGCATAGCGGGCCGCTATATCTCGCCGATCTGGGGGCCGAGGAAATGATGCTGCTGGAAGATGGCCACTGCCTGCGCGATCAGGCGGTCAGCCTGTGCAACCGCTGGGGCCTTGACGAGATCGAAGGCTTCCGCGCCACCAGCCTCGAGACCCTGCGCCAGATGGTGGCAGCGGGCATGGGAATTACACTGCTGCCCAAGCTCGCCACCGAAGGCCCGATGGCCGCCAGCGCCGTCATGAGCCTGATCCCCCTCGCCGACACCCCCGAACCGGGACGGCAGATCGGTATGATCTGGCGGCGCAGCTCCTATATGGTACCGCTTCTCCGCCAGATCGCGAAGATCACCGCACAGGTCGCCAAGACACGGCTTGGCCAGCAAAGCAAAAGCACCACATAA
- a CDS encoding GNAT family N-acetyltransferase — protein sequence MEVRVLTGAALDAALDDVAELRIRVFRDWPYIYDGSLEYERRYLERYRSSKDAVVVGAFDGARLVGAATGTPLEDHAADFAAPFGRTGLALGNVFYCAESVLLPDYRGQGLGHAFFEARETHARALGRSHSVFCAVIREGHHPLKPAAYRPLDQFWHKRGYQPLEGVIAGFRWMDLGETAETVKHLQFWGRAL from the coding sequence ATGGAGGTGCGTGTGCTTACGGGGGCGGCGCTGGATGCCGCCTTGGACGATGTGGCAGAGCTGCGCATCCGCGTGTTCCGCGACTGGCCCTATATCTATGACGGCTCGCTGGAGTACGAGCGGCGCTATCTGGAACGCTACCGCTCGTCGAAGGACGCGGTCGTGGTTGGCGCTTTTGACGGCGCGCGGCTTGTGGGGGCGGCCACCGGCACGCCGCTGGAAGACCATGCCGCAGATTTCGCGGCCCCCTTTGGCCGCACCGGTCTGGCGCTGGGGAATGTGTTCTATTGTGCGGAATCGGTTCTTCTGCCGGACTATCGCGGGCAGGGTTTGGGCCATGCCTTCTTTGAGGCCCGTGAAACACATGCACGGGCGCTCGGGCGCAGCCACAGCGTCTTCTGCGCGGTAATCCGCGAGGGTCACCATCCTTTGAAGCCCGCGGCCTATCGCCCGCTGGATCAGTTCTGGCATAAACGGGGCTATCAGCCGCTGGAGGGGGTGATCGCCGGTTTCCGCTGGATGGATCTGGGCGAGACGGCTGAAACGGTGAAACATCTGCAATTCTGGGGGCGTGCCCTATGA
- the yacG gene encoding DNA gyrase inhibitor YacG codes for MSCPVCGKKADAKYRPFCSRRCADVDLAKWLNGSYVIPGDIAEEEERAPEEWAPDQKPH; via the coding sequence ATGAGCTGCCCCGTCTGCGGCAAGAAAGCCGATGCCAAATACCGGCCGTTCTGTTCCAGACGCTGCGCCGATGTGGATCTGGCGAAGTGGCTTAACGGGTCCTATGTGATTCCGGGCGATATTGCCGAGGAAGAAGAGCGCGCACCGGAGGAATGGGCCCCCGATCAGAAACCCCACTGA
- a CDS encoding UPF0262 family protein — MAHIAKLEVDDSGLPAPSAEIEQERRVAIFDLLEDNSFTLPGKGDLAAPEGPFNLLLSVRDGRLVFDTRSESDDPLAEFHLSFGPFRQVIKDYFQICESYFEAVKTMPPSQIEAIDMARRGIHNEGARILEERLEGKAELDLDTARRLFTLVCVLSPVK; from the coding sequence ATGGCCCATATTGCCAAGTTGGAAGTCGATGATTCCGGTCTGCCCGCGCCGAGCGCGGAGATCGAGCAGGAACGTCGTGTGGCCATTTTCGACCTTCTGGAAGACAATAGCTTCACCCTGCCGGGGAAAGGCGATCTGGCCGCGCCGGAAGGGCCGTTCAACCTGCTGCTGTCGGTGCGCGACGGGCGGCTGGTCTTTGATACCCGCAGCGAGAGCGATGATCCGCTGGCCGAGTTCCACCTGTCTTTCGGCCCCTTCCGGCAGGTGATCAAGGATTACTTCCAGATCTGCGAAAGCTATTTCGAGGCTGTGAAAACCATGCCGCCCAGCCAGATCGAGGCGATCGATATGGCGCGGCGCGGCATCCATAACGAGGGTGCGCGGATCCTTGAGGAACGTCTGGAAGGCAAGGCCGAGCTGGATCTTGATACCGCCCGGCGGCTGTTCACCCTTGTTTGTGTCCTATCGCCGGTGAAATAA
- a CDS encoding ArsJ-associated glyceraldehyde-3-phosphate dehydrogenase gives MVRYALNGLGRMGKLALRPLLDAGAEIAWINDAIGTPELHAHLLEFDSVHGRWDSLFAHDATSVSIDGVRLPFVGTPALADLPLEGVDVVIDCTGKFKTEADLASYFAAGVKKVVVSAPVKDGPTANIVYGVNNDSYDPARHHIVTAASCTTNCLAPVVKVIHEGLGIKHGSITTLHNVTNTQTLVDRPAKDLRRARSALNSLIPTTTGSATAITLIYPELKGRLNGHAVRVPLLNGSLTDCVFEVERATSAEEVNALFKAASEGVLKGILGYETRPLVSADYVNDVRSSIIDAPSTMVINDTQLKIYAWYDNEYGYAHRLVDVALMVGQSL, from the coding sequence ATGGTACGCTATGCGCTGAATGGTCTGGGCCGGATGGGAAAGCTGGCGCTGCGCCCGCTTCTGGATGCGGGGGCCGAGATTGCATGGATCAATGACGCGATCGGCACGCCCGAGCTTCACGCCCACCTGCTGGAATTCGATAGCGTGCACGGGCGCTGGGATTCGCTGTTCGCGCATGATGCGACATCGGTCAGCATCGACGGGGTGCGCCTGCCTTTCGTGGGCACCCCTGCGCTGGCCGATCTGCCGCTGGAGGGTGTGGATGTCGTGATCGACTGCACCGGCAAATTCAAGACCGAGGCCGATCTGGCGTCCTATTTCGCAGCGGGAGTGAAGAAGGTGGTGGTTTCGGCGCCGGTGAAGGACGGGCCGACGGCGAATATCGTCTATGGCGTGAATAACGACAGCTATGACCCCGCCCGCCATCATATCGTGACGGCGGCCAGCTGCACGACCAACTGTCTGGCTCCGGTGGTGAAGGTGATCCATGAGGGGCTGGGCATCAAGCACGGCTCGATCACCACGCTGCATAATGTCACCAACACCCAGACCCTCGTGGACCGCCCCGCCAAGGACCTGCGGCGCGCGCGCTCGGCGCTGAATTCGCTGATCCCCACGACAACCGGCTCGGCAACGGCGATCACGCTGATCTACCCCGAGCTGAAGGGCCGTCTGAACGGTCATGCGGTGCGGGTGCCCCTGCTGAACGGGTCACTGACAGATTGCGTCTTCGAGGTCGAACGCGCAACCTCTGCCGAAGAGGTCAACGCCTTGTTCAAGGCGGCCTCGGAAGGGGTGTTGAAGGGCATTCTGGGCTATGAAACGCGGCCTCTGGTTTCGGCCGATTACGTCAATGATGTGCGTTCGTCGATCATTGATGCGCCCTCGACGATGGTCATCAATGACACGCAGTTAAAGATCTATGCGTGGTATGATAACGAATATGGCTATGCCCATCGTCTGGTGGATGTGGCTTTGATGGTCGGGCAGTCGCTGTGA
- the hisD gene encoding histidinol dehydrogenase, which translates to MPHFLTTLAADFETRFTALLGMKREDSPDVDAAVGQIIADVRARGDVAVLELTAKFDRLELTPETMRFSDAEIEAEIARVPVPEREALELAAERIRIYHARQMPPNAMWEEESGAKLGWRFTPVSAAGLYVPGGLASYPSSVLMNAIPAKVAGVERLVVVCPTPDGKVNPLVLLACKIAGVDEIYRIGGAQAVAALAYGTETIRPVDKITGPGNAFVAAAKRRVFGKVGIDMIAGPSEILVIADGQNDPDWIALDLLSQAEHDASAQSILITPDEGFANKVVEAVEKRLETLERREIAGASWRDFGAVILTRDLAEAAELSNRVAPEHLELCVAEPEALAQEITHAGAIFMGAWTPEAIGDYIGGPNHVLPTARSARFSSGLSVFDFVKRTTLSMMTPEALRQIGPGAEVLAKSESLEAHGLSVRARLDALNK; encoded by the coding sequence ATGCCGCATTTCCTGACCACGCTTGCTGCCGATTTCGAGACCCGTTTCACCGCGCTTTTGGGCATGAAGCGCGAGGATAGCCCCGATGTGGATGCGGCTGTGGGCCAGATCATCGCGGATGTGCGGGCGCGGGGCGATGTCGCCGTGCTGGAGCTGACTGCGAAATTCGACCGGCTGGAGCTGACGCCCGAGACCATGCGCTTCTCGGACGCCGAGATCGAGGCCGAGATCGCCCGCGTGCCGGTGCCTGAGCGTGAGGCGCTGGAACTGGCCGCCGAGCGTATCCGCATCTATCACGCCCGCCAGATGCCGCCCAATGCAATGTGGGAAGAGGAAAGCGGCGCGAAACTGGGCTGGCGCTTCACGCCTGTTTCGGCGGCCGGGCTTTATGTTCCGGGCGGTCTGGCGAGCTACCCGTCTTCGGTGTTGATGAATGCGATCCCTGCCAAAGTGGCGGGCGTCGAGCGTCTGGTGGTGGTCTGCCCCACGCCCGATGGCAAGGTGAACCCGCTTGTTCTGCTGGCCTGTAAGATTGCAGGTGTGGACGAGATCTACCGTATCGGCGGCGCGCAGGCGGTGGCGGCACTGGCCTATGGCACGGAGACCATCCGCCCCGTGGATAAGATCACCGGTCCGGGCAATGCCTTTGTGGCGGCGGCCAAACGTCGGGTCTTTGGCAAGGTGGGCATCGATATGATCGCCGGTCCCTCGGAGATCCTCGTGATTGCCGATGGGCAGAATGACCCCGACTGGATCGCTTTGGACCTGCTGTCTCAGGCCGAGCATGACGCTTCGGCGCAATCGATCCTGATCACCCCCGACGAGGGTTTCGCCAATAAGGTCGTCGAGGCCGTGGAAAAACGCCTTGAGACGCTGGAACGCCGCGAAATCGCGGGCGCAAGCTGGCGTGACTTTGGCGCGGTGATCCTCACCCGCGATCTGGCCGAGGCGGCAGAGCTGTCCAACCGCGTGGCGCCCGAGCACCTTGAGCTTTGCGTGGCCGAGCCCGAGGCTCTGGCGCAAGAGATCACCCATGCGGGCGCGATCTTCATGGGTGCCTGGACGCCCGAGGCGATTGGCGATTACATCGGCGGGCCGAACCATGTTCTGCCGACGGCACGTTCGGCACGCTTCTCTTCGGGGCTATCGGTGTTCGATTTTGTCAAACGCACCACGCTGTCGATGATGACGCCCGAGGCGCTGCGTCAGATCGGGCCGGGGGCCGAGGTGCTGGCGAAATCCGAAAGCCTTGAAGCGCATGGTCTTTCGGTCCGCGCGCGTCTGGATGCGCTGAATAAATAA
- the arsJ gene encoding organoarsenical effux MFS transporter ArsJ yields the protein MTSGGQKPEGLSAYIAVTAAYWAFMLSDGALRMLVLLHFHSLGFSPVQLAYLFLLYEVAGMVTNLCAGWIAARFGLASTLYAGLGLQVVALLALAGLDPAWGVTASVLYVMAVQGASGVAKDQAKMSSKSAVKLLAPSAQGGLFAWVAVLTGSKNAVKGFGFLLGAGLLALVGFTGSILAMALVLAVILMAIVIAMPKGLPQGRKGAKFSEVFSKSANVNRLSAARVFLFGARDVWFVVGIPIYFTAILSDGTEAGDRAAFFLIGSFMAGWIILYGLVQGFAPKILRAKTRAPEALVADAKLWAWGLCVIPAGLTIAALGLGGQGLTVALVIGLLVFGAVFAVNSSLHSYLILAFTKSERVTMDVGFYYMANAGGRLLGTLASGLSYQLGGLPLMLGVATVMVALSALMAGRLSAQ from the coding sequence GTGACCTCCGGCGGGCAGAAACCCGAGGGGCTTTCCGCCTATATCGCGGTCACGGCGGCCTATTGGGCGTTCATGCTCAGCGATGGCGCGCTGAGGATGCTGGTGCTGTTGCATTTCCACAGCCTCGGGTTCTCGCCTGTGCAGCTGGCCTATCTGTTCCTCCTCTATGAGGTGGCGGGCATGGTCACCAATCTTTGCGCGGGCTGGATTGCGGCACGCTTCGGGCTGGCTTCTACGCTTTACGCGGGGCTGGGGCTGCAGGTGGTGGCGCTTCTGGCGCTGGCGGGGCTGGACCCCGCATGGGGGGTGACAGCCTCGGTTCTCTATGTGATGGCGGTGCAGGGCGCCTCTGGCGTGGCCAAGGATCAGGCGAAGATGTCGTCGAAATCGGCGGTGAAGCTCTTGGCCCCTTCCGCACAGGGCGGGCTGTTTGCTTGGGTTGCGGTGCTGACGGGGTCGAAGAACGCGGTGAAGGGCTTTGGCTTTCTGCTGGGCGCGGGGCTTCTGGCGCTGGTGGGCTTTACGGGGTCGATCCTTGCCATGGCGCTTGTGCTGGCGGTGATCCTGATGGCCATCGTGATCGCCATGCCGAAGGGGCTGCCGCAGGGGCGCAAGGGGGCGAAATTCTCCGAGGTCTTCTCGAAGTCGGCCAATGTGAACCGGCTCTCGGCGGCGCGGGTGTTTCTGTTCGGTGCGCGGGATGTGTGGTTTGTGGTGGGCATCCCGATCTATTTCACCGCAATCCTGTCGGATGGCACCGAGGCGGGCGACCGTGCGGCCTTCTTCCTGATCGGCAGCTTCATGGCGGGCTGGATCATCCTTTACGGGCTGGTGCAGGGCTTTGCCCCAAAGATCCTGCGCGCCAAGACCCGTGCGCCAGAGGCGCTGGTGGCGGATGCGAAACTTTGGGCATGGGGGCTTTGTGTGATACCTGCGGGGCTGACCATTGCCGCGCTGGGCTTGGGCGGGCAGGGGCTGACCGTGGCGCTGGTGATCGGGCTGCTGGTCTTTGGCGCGGTCTTTGCGGTGAATTCCTCGCTGCATTCCTATCTGATCCTCGCCTTCACCAAATCCGAGCGCGTCACCATGGATGTGGGGTTTTACTATATGGCCAATGCGGGCGGGCGCCTTCTGGGGACGTTGGCCTCGGGACTTAGCTATCAGCTGGGAGGGCTGCCCCTCATGCTGGGGGTGGCCACGGTGATGGTGGCGCTGTCGGCGCTTATGGCGGGGCGCCTATCCGCGCAGTAG
- a CDS encoding Maf family protein, with protein MKLILGSASPRRRELLDQLGLVPDAVRAPDIDETPRKNERPRDYVARMAREKAMALDLAADEVILCADTTVTCGRRILGKPEDAAEAAEFLFMLSGRRHHVLTAVAVRGAFGIRERLVDTVVKFRPLSNEDVNAYLVSGEWQGKAGGYAIQGLGGAFVPWIQGSYTGVVGLPLAETATLLTSAGVTAKEAV; from the coding sequence ATGAAACTGATCCTAGGCTCCGCGAGCCCGAGGCGACGCGAGCTACTGGACCAGCTAGGTCTGGTGCCCGACGCCGTGCGGGCACCCGATATCGACGAGACCCCCCGCAAGAATGAACGCCCCCGCGATTATGTCGCGCGGATGGCCCGCGAGAAGGCAATGGCGCTGGATCTTGCGGCCGATGAGGTCATTCTTTGTGCCGATACCACCGTCACCTGTGGCCGCCGCATCTTGGGCAAACCCGAAGATGCCGCCGAGGCCGCCGAATTTCTTTTTATGCTGTCGGGCCGTCGTCACCATGTGCTGACGGCTGTGGCCGTGCGTGGGGCCTTTGGCATCCGTGAACGTCTGGTCGATACGGTGGTGAAATTCCGCCCGCTGTCGAATGAGGATGTGAACGCCTATCTTGTCTCGGGCGAATGGCAGGGCAAGGCGGGTGGCTATGCCATCCAAGGCTTGGGCGGGGCGTTTGTCCCGTGGATCCAAGGGTCTTACACCGGCGTCGTGGGGCTTCCCCTCGCCGAGACCGCAACCCTACTGACATCGGCGGGCGTGACCGCCAAGGAGGCCGTATGA
- the infA gene encoding translation initiation factor IF-1, whose product MAKEEMLEFPGVVKELLPNATFRVELENGHEIIAHMAGKMRKNRIRVLAGDKVQVEMNTYDLSKGRINYRFK is encoded by the coding sequence ATGGCCAAGGAAGAAATGCTCGAATTCCCCGGCGTCGTGAAGGAACTCCTGCCAAATGCGACGTTTCGGGTCGAGCTTGAGAACGGCCATGAAATCATCGCACATATGGCAGGGAAGATGCGCAAAAACCGCATCCGCGTTCTCGCCGGCGACAAAGTTCAAGTCGAAATGAACACCTACGACCTTTCGAAAGGTCGCATCAACTACCGCTTCAAGTAA
- a CDS encoding carbon-nitrogen hydrolase family protein has translation MTLHIATAAYPLDWHDSWDAYEAKVTQWVEEAVAEGAQLLVFPEYGAMELASLGGTEAARDLEAALQVVARYRPEMETLFIDLAFRHRVHILVPSGPVIENHTGADIRTNRATLVGPAGLIGHQDKAVMTRFEREDWQIGAGEGLQVFDTALGRIGITICYDSEFPLLARALCEKGAEILLVPSCTDTVAGYSRVRIGAQARALENQCVTVQSPTVGDVDWCPAVDTNRGAAGVFGPPDTGWPETGVLAEGGLDSPGWVHAQVDLDQVRQSRHDGGVLLFQHWPESADQAETVAIVRETAPQP, from the coding sequence ATGACACTCCATATCGCTACCGCTGCCTATCCGCTGGACTGGCATGACAGTTGGGACGCCTATGAGGCCAAAGTGACGCAATGGGTCGAAGAGGCCGTGGCCGAGGGCGCCCAGCTTCTGGTCTTTCCCGAATATGGCGCGATGGAGCTGGCGTCACTGGGCGGGACCGAGGCTGCGCGCGACTTGGAGGCCGCACTGCAGGTTGTGGCGCGTTATCGCCCTGAAATGGAGACGCTGTTTATCGATCTGGCCTTCCGGCATCGCGTGCATATCCTTGTGCCCTCGGGGCCGGTAATCGAAAACCATACAGGGGCCGATATCCGCACCAACCGCGCGACCCTTGTGGGGCCTGCCGGTCTGATCGGCCATCAGGACAAGGCGGTGATGACGCGCTTTGAACGCGAGGATTGGCAGATTGGCGCGGGCGAGGGGCTGCAGGTCTTTGACACCGCCCTCGGGCGCATCGGCATCACCATCTGCTATGACAGCGAATTCCCCCTGCTGGCGCGGGCGCTGTGCGAGAAGGGCGCCGAGATCCTTCTTGTGCCGTCCTGCACCGATACGGTGGCGGGCTACTCGCGGGTGCGGATCGGGGCGCAGGCGCGGGCGCTGGAAAACCAATGTGTCACAGTGCAATCGCCCACCGTGGGAGATGTCGATTGGTGTCCTGCGGTCGATACGAACCGCGGGGCTGCGGGGGTCTTCGGCCCGCCCGATACCGGCTGGCCGGAAACGGGGGTGCTGGCCGAAGGCGGGCTTGATTCTCCGGGCTGGGTCCATGCGCAGGTCGATCTGGATCAGGTACGGCAATCGCGCCATGATGGCGGGGTTTTGCTGTTTCAGCACTGGCCCGAAAGCGCCGATCAGGCCGAAACGGTCGCGATTGTGCGTGAAACTGCCCCCCAGCCTTGA